The DNA sequence GACGACCGGGTGATGAGCGAACTCGAAGGTGACGTGAAGGCGATCGTGCCGACGCACGGCCACCTCGACCACATCGGCGCGATCAGCAAGCTCGCGCACCGCTACAACGCGCCCGTCGTCGCCTCGCCGTACACGATCGAGCTGGTCAAACAGCAGATCGAGAGCGAGCAGAAGTTCGGGGTCGAGAACAACCTCGTGAAGATGGAAGCGGGCGAGACGATGAGCATCGGCGAGCGCAACGAACTCGAGTTCGTGAACGTCACGCACTCGATCATCGACGCGATCAACCCGGTGCTGCACACGCCCGAGGGGGCGATCGTGTACGGGCTGGACAAGCGGATGGACCACACGCCGGTCATCGGCGACCCCATCGACATGAAGCGGTTCCGGGAGATCGGCCGCGAGGACAACGGCGTCCTCTGTTACATCGAGGACTGTACCAACGCCAACAAGAAGGGCCGTACCCCCAGCGAGTCCGTCGCGCGGCGGCACCTGAAGGACGCGCTGTACAGCATGGAGGACTACGACGGCGGCATCGTCGCCACGACGTTCTCCAGCCACATCGCGCGCGTCCGGAGCCTCGTCGAGTTCGCCAAGGACATCGGCCGCCAGCCGGTGTTGCTGGGACGCTCGATGGAGAAGTACTCCGGCACCGCGGAACGCCTCGACTTCGTCGACTTCCCGGAGGACCTGGGGATGTTCGGCCACCGCAAGTCCGTCGACCGGACGTTCAAGCGGATCATGAAGGAGGGCAAGGAGGACTACCTGCCCGTCGTCACGGGCCACCAGGGCGAGCCACGCGCGATGCTCACCCGGATGGGTCGGGGCGAGACGCCGTACGAACTGGACGACGGCGACAAGGTCGTCTTCTCGGCCAGGGTCATCCCGGAGCCGACCAACGAGGGCCAGCGCTACCAGTCCGAGCGCCTGCTGAAGATGCAGGGCGCGCGCATCTACGACGACATCCACGTCTCCGGCCACCTGAACCAGGAGGGTCACTACGAGATGCTCGACGCGCTCCAGCCACAGCACGTCATCCCGGCTCACCAGGACATGAGCGGCTACTCCTCGTACGTCAACCTCGCGGAGAACGAGGGGTACAAGCTGGGCCGCGACCTGCACGTCACCCGCAACGGCAACCTGATCCAGCTGGTCGAGTAGAGTCATGACAAGCCCTGAGGCGCGCGAGGAGACGGTGCTGTCGGCGGTCGCGGAGCGACGCGAACTGGTCAACGACGCCATCGAGGAGTCGCTCCCGGTCGAGGAGCCGGAGCGACTGTACGAGGCGTCCCGCTACCTGCTGGACGCCGGCGGGAAGCGCCTCCGGCCGACCGTGCTGCTGACCGTCGCCGAGGCGCTCGGCGACGAGTCGCCGGCGACGGCCGATTACCGGGCGTTCCCGGACCTCACGGACGGGGTCGTCGACGTGATGGCCGCTGCCGTGAGCGTCGAGGTCATCCAGTCGTTTACCCTGATCCACGACGACATCATGGACGACGACGACCTCCGGCGCGGCGTCCCGGCGGTCCACCGCGAGTACGACGTTGAGACGGCGATACTGGCCGGCGACACGCTGTACTCGAAGGCGTTCGAGATCATGCTGGACACCGGCGCGCCGGCCGAGCGGTCCGTCGAGGCGCTGGACGTGCTCGCCAACACCTGCACGCAGATCTGCGAGGGGCAGTCCCTCGACGTCGAGTTCGAGAGCCGCCGCGACGTGCTCCCCGACGAGTACCTCGGGATGGTCGAGCAGAAGACCGCGGTCCTGTACGCGGCCAGCGCCGCGCTGCCGGCCATCCTGCTCGGCGCGGACGACGAGACGGTCGACGCGCTGTACGGCTACGGGCTGGACGTGGGCCGCGCGTTCCAGATCCAGGACGACGTGCTCGACCTGACGGTGCCGAGCGACCGGCTCGGCAAACAGCGCGGGAGCGACCTCGTGGAGAACAAGCGGACGCTGATCACGCTCCACGCGCGCGAACAGGGGATCGATGTGGACTCGCTCGTCGACACCGACGACGTCGACGCCGTCACCGAGGCGGAGATCGACGAGGCCGTCGCCGCCCTGGCGGACGCGGGAAGCATCGATTACGCGAAAGAGACCGCCGAGGAACTGGTCGAAAACGGGAAAGACAGGCTCACGGTCCTGCCCGACAACGACGCCCGGCGGCTGCTGGAGCAGATCGCCGACTACCTGATCGAGCGCGGCTATTAAAGCCGCCACTTCTCCCCGTTCGCCGCCCGGATAGCGGCGCTACTCGTCGCCCGACGGTCCGTCCTCGTCGACCCAGTAGTCAACCGCGTCGTCGGCCCGGTAGTATCCGTGGACCGTTCGCTCCGCCTCGCTCCCGGGCGCTGACCCGGCGAACACGCCCACTTTGCCGGAGTCGGGATACACCGTCACGTCCGGGTCGTCCATCGTCGACACCATCAGGTAGCGGAGCGGTTCGTCCGAGTCGTTGATGACGCGGTGGCCGCTGTCCTCGCCGGGCGGCAGTGCGACGTAGTCGTCGGTCTCCAGCGGGACGCGCTCCCCGTCGAGCCGGAGTGATCCCTCCCCCGAGAGCACGAAGATGGCCTCCTCGTTGCCGGTGTGGTAGTGGTACGGCCACGACCGCCGGCCCGGCGGGATGCGGTAGAGGCTGCAGCCGATCCGGTCTCCGTCGGCCGCGGCGGCGAGCTTTCGGCGTTCGAACGCCGTGTCGCCGCGCTCGGTGCGGGCCGGCTCCACGTCCTCGGCGTTGACTTTTCCCATGACGGATCGTA is a window from the Halostella salina genome containing:
- a CDS encoding RNase J family beta-CASP ribonuclease, translated to MEIEIATIGGYEEVGRQMTAVRAGDDVVVFDMGLNLSQVLIHDNVETEKMHSLDLIDMGAIPDDRVMSELEGDVKAIVPTHGHLDHIGAISKLAHRYNAPVVASPYTIELVKQQIESEQKFGVENNLVKMEAGETMSIGERNELEFVNVTHSIIDAINPVLHTPEGAIVYGLDKRMDHTPVIGDPIDMKRFREIGREDNGVLCYIEDCTNANKKGRTPSESVARRHLKDALYSMEDYDGGIVATTFSSHIARVRSLVEFAKDIGRQPVLLGRSMEKYSGTAERLDFVDFPEDLGMFGHRKSVDRTFKRIMKEGKEDYLPVVTGHQGEPRAMLTRMGRGETPYELDDGDKVVFSARVIPEPTNEGQRYQSERLLKMQGARIYDDIHVSGHLNQEGHYEMLDALQPQHVIPAHQDMSGYSSYVNLAENEGYKLGRDLHVTRNGNLIQLVE
- a CDS encoding cupin domain-containing protein; this encodes MGKVNAEDVEPARTERGDTAFERRKLAAAADGDRIGCSLYRIPPGRRSWPYHYHTGNEEAIFVLSGEGSLRLDGERVPLETDDYVALPPGEDSGHRVINDSDEPLRYLMVSTMDDPDVTVYPDSGKVGVFAGSAPGSEAERTVHGYYRADDAVDYWVDEDGPSGDE
- the idsA3 gene encoding geranylfarnesyl diphosphate synthase — its product is MTSPEAREETVLSAVAERRELVNDAIEESLPVEEPERLYEASRYLLDAGGKRLRPTVLLTVAEALGDESPATADYRAFPDLTDGVVDVMAAAVSVEVIQSFTLIHDDIMDDDDLRRGVPAVHREYDVETAILAGDTLYSKAFEIMLDTGAPAERSVEALDVLANTCTQICEGQSLDVEFESRRDVLPDEYLGMVEQKTAVLYAASAALPAILLGADDETVDALYGYGLDVGRAFQIQDDVLDLTVPSDRLGKQRGSDLVENKRTLITLHAREQGIDVDSLVDTDDVDAVTEAEIDEAVAALADAGSIDYAKETAEELVENGKDRLTVLPDNDARRLLEQIADYLIERGY